A stretch of Tissierellales bacterium DNA encodes these proteins:
- a CDS encoding Gfo/Idh/MocA family oxidoreductase has protein sequence MVKVKWGILGYARIARLFTIPSILNSSNSEFYAIASRDEDKLKECQEKYGCKKTYLSYDELLCDPKVDAVYIPLPNSLHKEWVIKSVEKGKHVLCEKPISINAKEAVEMKEASIKNNVKLMEGYMYRYTDRTKKLQEILDSGVIGDIKYINSTFRFFLDRENTIKMKAELGGGSIYDVGCYPLNFVGMIMDEKPISISAEYVDQDSVDIMFTGTLRYKDGVIAVINSGFNAYDRNHSEIIGTKGIIEIPDTFLGNAGTITITTEEGKKEVVVEESERYQLEIEDFADAIINNREFHMNFDDSIRDMEILDRLIALR, from the coding sequence ATGGTAAAAGTTAAGTGGGGGATTTTAGGTTATGCAAGGATAGCTAGACTTTTTACAATACCATCTATATTAAACTCTAGTAATTCGGAATTTTATGCAATTGCATCTAGAGATGAGGATAAATTGAAAGAATGTCAAGAAAAGTATGGTTGCAAAAAAACTTATTTATCCTATGATGAACTTTTATGTGATCCTAAAGTAGATGCTGTATATATTCCATTACCTAATTCTCTGCATAAAGAATGGGTAATAAAATCTGTAGAAAAAGGCAAACATGTTCTATGTGAGAAACCTATTAGTATTAATGCAAAAGAAGCGGTAGAGATGAAAGAAGCTAGTATTAAAAATAATGTAAAACTCATGGAAGGCTATATGTACAGATATACAGATAGAACTAAAAAGCTTCAAGAAATTTTAGATAGTGGAGTTATTGGGGATATTAAGTATATTAATTCTACCTTCAGATTTTTTCTAGATAGAGAAAATACTATAAAAATGAAGGCTGAACTAGGAGGGGGTTCTATATATGACGTAGGTTGTTATCCCCTAAATTTTGTAGGGATGATAATGGATGAAAAACCTATATCTATATCTGCGGAATACGTTGATCAAGATAGTGTAGATATTATGTTTACTGGAACATTAAGATATAAGGATGGAGTTATAGCAGTGATAAACTCTGGATTTAATGCTTATGATAGAAACCATTCTGAAATAATAGGTACAAAGGGAATTATAGAAATACCAGATACATTCTTAGGAAATGCAGGAACTATTACTATTACAACTGAAGAGGGTAAGAAAGAAGTAGTAGTGGAGGAGTCAGAAAGATACCAATTGGAAATTGAAGACTTTGCAGATGCTATAATAAATAATAGAGAATTCCATATGAATTTTGATGATTCCATAAGGGATATGGAAATATTAGATAGATTAATTGCTTTGAGATAG